The Callospermophilus lateralis isolate mCalLat2 chromosome 3, mCalLat2.hap1, whole genome shotgun sequence genome has a segment encoding these proteins:
- the Eid1 gene encoding EP300-interacting inhibitor of differentiation 1 yields the protein MSEMAELSELYEECNDLQMDVMPGEGDLPQMEVGSGNREPSLNPSRNGAPPQLEEEGPMEAEEAQPMAAPKGKRGLANRPNPGEQPGQIAGPDFESEDEGEEFDDWEDDYDYPEEEQLSGAGYRVSAALEEANKMFLRTSRAREAALDGGFQMHYEKTPFDQLAFIEELFSLMVVNRLTEELGCDEIIDRE from the coding sequence ATGTCGGAAATGGCAGAGCTGTCCGAGCTGTATGAAGAGTGCAATGACCTACAGATGGATGTGATGCCTGGCGAGGGTGACCTTCCGCAGATGGAGGTAGGCAGCGGGAACCGGGAGCCATCCCTGAACCCCTCCCGCAACGGGGCCCCGCCACAGCTCGAGGAGGAAGGCCCAATGGAGGCGGAGGAGGCCCAGCCAATGGCGGCGCCAAAGGGGAAACGCGGCCTGGCTAACCGGCCCAACCCTGGGGAACAGCCGGGCCAGATCGCGGGCCCAGACTTCGAGAGCGAGGATGAGGGCGAGGAATTTGATGACTGGGAGGACGACTACGACTATCCCGAAGAGGAGCAGCTGAGTGGTGCGGGCTACAGAGTGTCAGCCGCCCTTGAAGAAGCCAACAAGATGTTTCTGAGAACATCCCGAGCAAGGGAGGCAGCCCTGGATGGCGGGTTTCAGATGCATTATGAGAAGACCCCGTTTGATCAGTTAGCTTTTATCGAAGAGCTTTTTTCACTTATGGTGGTCAATCGTCTAACCGAAGAACTCGGTTGTGATGAGATTATTGATAGAGAGTAG